The Gammaproteobacteria bacterium genome contains the following window.
TATGTACGGTGCCGCCGGTCGAGTATCCGCGCGTCTCCGAGAGATTGAGCGTTTCCATCACCACGCCCTGCCCCGCGAACGCGGCGTCGCCATGGATTAATACAGGCAGCACTTCGTTACGTTCGTAATCGCCGCGACGCTCCTGACGGGCGCGCGCCGACCCCTCGACCACCGGATTGATAATCTCGAGATGCGACGGGTTAAATGCCAGGACAAGATGGACCGGCCCGCCCTGCGTGCTCAGATCCGCCGAGAAGCCCTTATGATATTTAACGTCGCCCGAACCATTGCCAGGATCGACCTTGCCTTCGAATTCCTCGAAAAGATCCCGAGGTTTGATGCCCAACGTATTGACCTGTACGTTTAAGCGGCCGCGATGCGCCATGCCGACGATGACTTCCTTGACCTTGTGTTCACAACCGCTGCGGTTGATTATCGCGTCGAGCAGCGGGATCAGGCTTTCGCCGCCTTCGAGCGAGAACCGCTTCTGGCCGACATATTTATTGTGCAGATATTCTTCCAGCCCGTTGGCCGCGATAAGGCGCTCCAGAACGGCTTTTCTTCTGCTCGCATCGAACCCCGGACCAGCGCCGGCAAGCTCCAGGCGCTGCTGAATCCACCGCTTCTCCTCGGTCTCGGTCAGATACATATATTCTGAGCCAATGGTGCCGCAGTAAGTCACGCTCAGAATATTAAGAATCTCCCGCAGGGTGGCCTGGCGGAGGCCGAACAACGATCCGGTATTGAACACGGTTTCCATATCGGCCGACGTGAGGCCATGGAATTCCGGATTCAGGTCGGCGACCGGTGGCCGGTCATATTGATCGAGCGGATCGAGGTCGGCCTGACGGTGACCCCGGAAACGGTAGGTGTTAATTAACTGGAGTACAGCGACCTGCTTGGCGTCAAACTCCGAACGCTCGGGGGTATTTGTAGTATTTGCAACGCTCTGATGTTTTGTTGCAACTTGCCGGAAGGCTTGATTGATTGGCGCATACGGCACATCGCGAGGTGCATCCGACTCCGCACGCGCGATCTGATCGAAATATGTCTGCCATCCAGGATGCACAGTATTTCGATCCTCGAGGTATGCCTCGTAAAGGCCCTCGATGAAGGATGCATTCCCGCTGAAGAGGTGGGAATGTCCTGTATCAGTCATAATTAACCTGGCAGCAAAAATGAAAAACGTCTGGATTCAAACCGATACAAATGCTAACGCATCATGTGATTTATCACAACAGATGGTTACACTCTTACAACAATGCCTTCGTATAAATATGCAACGCCAGTCTCTCTCACACATCTTGAACGGATGAATATCAAGTGCATGCATTACAACTACATCGTCTGCCCGGCGCTCTCGCTTTTCGGCGTGCCCACCAGTAATCCGTCAATAAGATTGCGTGACGCACCTTGGTCTTGATCGTTGAACTGCACTCCGATGCCCTGCGCGCGATTGCCCTGCGCACCTTGTGGCGTAATCCAGACAACCCTTCCCGCTATCGGAATGCGTTCCTTGTCATCGATCAAGGTCAGGAGCATGAAAACATCCTCGCCCAGCTTGTAAACTTTCTTAGTGGGAACAAAAATGCCGCCGTTTTTCACAAACGGCATGTAGGCGGCCTCCAGGGATGGCTTGTCCTTGATCGACAACGAAAGTATGCCCCGACTGTTGTCCGTCATGCGTATCTCCTCATGGCTTGGCAACGTTGAATATGCCGGTCAGCGCAATCAGCGTATCCTCCAGCACGAGCTGGGGATTGAGTGGCGCATGCTGCATCCGGCGATACCCGATCAATAGGTCGTAGAGTGCGAACGAAGCGACCAAGTCTAGGCGCCGGGCGACAGCCTGCAAGCCCTGGGCGACATCCGGGTTATTTAAGCCGCCGAGCGTGACATTGGACTTTAATTTCACCACGTCGGCCAACCATGACAGCAGCCAGCCCACGATCATTTCGGGCGCATATTGACGCCAGCGTTCTGCCACTTTAACCGGCGTATCGCGCGCCTCGGCCAGCCGCTGTATGTCCGAGAACAGGGCGCGCCGCGCGCTGAGCAGATCATCGCGACTACAGGCCAGCGCGGTCAGCGGTGCGCCGCGCGCGAGCGCAAGGCAAGTCTCAGCATCGATGTCGGGCGCCTTCGTTGCCAGCCATTCGAGCGCCATGGCGCGCGCCGGACACCTGAACTCGATCCGTTGACAACGGCTCAGCAAGGTCGCGGGCAATGACGCCGCCCACGCGGTGATCAGCAGGATGACTGAAAATGGTGGCGGTTCTTCAAGCGTCTTCAGCAAACTGTTGGCAGCGTTCCGGTTGATCGTGTCGGCGTTCGAGATCAATACGACCTTATAACGCCCCGAGTCACGACTCAGGCTGACAAAATGGCTCAATGCGCGTATCTGATCGATCTTGATCTGCCGACTGTCGCCTTCCGGTGCCGTGTGCAGAAAATCCGCATGATTGCCTACGGAGAGCAGGTGACAGCCTCGGCAACGCCCGCAGGCAGTGATTTCTTTGGGGGCATCGCATAGCAGAAAACGCGCGAATCGGTACGCGAAATTCAGTTTGCCAAGACCGGCCGGGCCGCTCAGCAGCAGGGCATGCGGGAGCGTCGCCTCTTGTGCGCGGCGGGCATATCGCGCCCACTGCGCCGAATGCCAAGGGTACGATTCCGGCAATGCGATCACGTGACTAACGTTTCGACCACGTCGGCGATCCGGCGACGAACGTCATCCAGGCCGCCATTGGCGTCGATGACATGGAATCGTCGGGGCTCGCGATTTGCGCGCTCAAGATACGCCTGCTGCACGCGGGCAAAGAAATCCGCTTTCTCGCGCTCGAAACGGTCCTCTGGCCCCCGCGACCGGATTCTCGACAGCGCGGTTTCGATTCCGGCTTGCAGCAGCAGGGTGTAATCCGGCCTGAAATCATTCTGCACCCACTGCTCCAGGTCGGCAATTCGTTGTCCGGCAATGCCTCGGCCGGCACCCTGATAAGCGTAGGTCGCATCGGTAAAACGATCGCTCACGACCCAGCGACCCGCCGCCAGGGCGGGCAAAACGACCTGCCGCAGATGTTCCGCGCGCGCCGCGAAGATCAGCAACAGCTCGGTGTCCGGACCCATGGCCGGTATCCCGCCATCCAGCAACAAGCCGCGGATATGATCGCCCAACTCGGTACCGCCAGGCTCACGCGTGGCGACTACGTCGATACCGCGCGTTCGCAGAAGCTCACACAAGGCACTGATATGCGTCGATTTACCCACCCCTTCGATGCCTTCAACAGTGATAAACCGCGGCGTATTCACTTAGCACCCGCTCCGTAGCGGCTCGCGTCGCCGCCCAGTTGATACTCGATCACCGCTGCGCGGTGTTCGTCGTAGGTCACGGAGAAATGATGGCTGCCATCGGGTTTGGCAACAAAGAACAGCGCGTCCGTCGTGGCCGGATGCAGCACTGCCGCCAGGGCGGCGCCACTGGGCATGGCGATGGGTGTGGGCGTAAGGCCCTTGTGTATATAGGTGTTATACGGCGTATCCCCGCGCAGATCGCTGGAGCGAATGTCGCCACCATAACCATCGCCTAGCCTATAAACGATGGTCGGGTCCGTTTGCAGCCGCATATCCTGGTTAAGCCGTGCGATAAACACACCCGCGATTAACGGGCGCTCCGCTGATGCCGCGGTTTCCTTTTCCACGATGGACGCCAGAATCAACGCTTCGTAAGGCGTTTTCAGCGGCAGGCCGGGATCGCGCTTCTCCCATAATTCAGCAAGCTGCCGCTGCATGCTCTCATGACTTCTGCGCAGGAATTCGATATCCGTGGTGTCGCGCGGGAAAAAGTAGGTGTCGGGGAAAAACCAGCCCTCCGGGTGCACGCCGGGCTCCCCCAATGCGGTCATCACGTCCTCGGGATCATGCAAAGTCTTTTCGATCCGCGGGTGGCGCGCCAGTGCGTCCATCACCTGCTTGAATGTCCAGCCTTCCACGAGCGTCAGGCTGAATTGGCGCGTCGTACCGGCTACCAGTTGATCCAGCAACTTCTGTGGAGTCAGGGGGCCTTGCAGACGATATTCACCCGCCTTGACAACCTGCGCCTTGCCCTGCAGCCGGGCCATGCCAACCCAGTACGCATAGCGTGTGAGCAGGCCGCGTCGCGCCAGTCGTTGCGCAATATAATTGAAAGAGGCGCCGACCGGTATATCGAAGATAACCGTTCTGCCCGCGGGCAGTGCCGGCCGGTTCAAGAACACAAAGGCATCGACGAATATGACCGCGCCACCCAGTAGTATCACACCCAGTGTTGTGGCAACGAGGGCACGACGCTTCATGCGGCGTCCAGCCGGCGCACGAGGTCGCGCACTAACGGATGCGCGCGATACGATCGAGCACCGAACTGACGCACCGGCCAGATACCGATGAGGCTATTGCAGAAAAACACGGCGTCGGCGCGCTCCAAGTCGTCCACGCTCAGCTCGCCGATCGTGACCGGCGTTTGCGCAAGGTTCGCCTGTTCGATGATGCGTTCCCGCATGATGCCGGCCACACCCGCACAATCCAGCGCCGGCGTGTGCAGCGTTTCCCCGCGCACTGCGAAAACATTGCTCATGGTTCCCTCCACCACCACACCTTCGGTGTCGAGCAGCAACCCCTCCTGATATTCGTCCTGCCATTCAGCGCGCGCCAGGACTTGCTCCAGCCGATTCAGGTGTTTAATGCCCGCGAGCAAAGGATTGCGCGCCAAGCGCGTACGGCAGAGCAGTATGGCGATGCCCTGGTTATGATAATCCGGCGAATGCTCCGGCCAAGGGATAATTATCAAAATACGCGTGGGCGGCGTTTCGACCGACGGCCGATAGCCCCGTCCGCCCTGCCCACGCGTGATGATAATTTTAAGCACCGCGCGTTCGACACCCGCGCAGAGCAACATAGCCTCGGCTTTCAGCAGTGACATTGCGGGCGGATCGATCGCGAGGCGGTCGCAGCCGTTGCGGAGTCGCCGCAGATGTCGATCTAGCTGACGCGGCACCGCATCCCGCACCGCAATGGTCTCGAATACCCCATCGCCGTACAGCAGGCCGCGATCCTGCACGGGAACTGTGGATTGGTTAGAGCCATTGACCAGCGCCATCCCGTATTCCTCACGGTACCGGTGCAACCCCGTCTAAGGAGTGGCGATGCCGCGGATTCAACGAGAATGACGGCGCGCACCGATGTCGCCCATCCTGATCGCTGACGCTCAACCGCGCCGATGTTTTGTGACAGGCGGGTTACAGCTTGCGGAATATAACCGTGCCGTTGGTGCCCCCGAATCCGAATGAATTGGACATGGTCACGGCAAGCTTGCTGTCGCGCGCCATGTTGGGAACGTAGTCAAGATCGCAATCCGGATCGGGCGTGTCCAGATTGATGGTCGGAGGGACAACCTGATCCCTGATCGCAAGCACCGAGAAAACCGCTTCGACGCCGCCGGCGGCCCCTAGCAGATGTCCGATCATGGATT
Protein-coding sequences here:
- a CDS encoding PilZ domain-containing protein: MTDNSRGILSLSIKDKPSLEAAYMPFVKNGGIFVPTKKVYKLGEDVFMLLTLIDDKERIPIAGRVVWITPQGAQGNRAQGIGVQFNDQDQGASRNLIDGLLVGTPKSESAGQTM
- a CDS encoding DNA polymerase III subunit delta'; translated protein: MIALPESYPWHSAQWARYARRAQEATLPHALLLSGPAGLGKLNFAYRFARFLLCDAPKEITACGRCRGCHLLSVGNHADFLHTAPEGDSRQIKIDQIRALSHFVSLSRDSGRYKVVLISNADTINRNAANSLLKTLEEPPPFSVILLITAWAASLPATLLSRCQRIEFRCPARAMALEWLATKAPDIDAETCLALARGAPLTALACSRDDLLSARRALFSDIQRLAEARDTPVKVAERWRQYAPEMIVGWLLSWLADVVKLKSNVTLGGLNNPDVAQGLQAVARRLDLVASFALYDLLIGYRRMQHAPLNPQLVLEDTLIALTGIFNVAKP
- a CDS encoding dTMP kinase, with the protein product MNTPRFITVEGIEGVGKSTHISALCELLRTRGIDVVATREPGGTELGDHIRGLLLDGGIPAMGPDTELLLIFAARAEHLRQVVLPALAAGRWVVSDRFTDATYAYQGAGRGIAGQRIADLEQWVQNDFRPDYTLLLQAGIETALSRIRSRGPEDRFEREKADFFARVQQAYLERANREPRRFHVIDANGGLDDVRRRIADVVETLVT
- the mltG gene encoding endolytic transglycosylase MltG yields the protein MKRRALVATTLGVILLGGAVIFVDAFVFLNRPALPAGRTVIFDIPVGASFNYIAQRLARRGLLTRYAYWVGMARLQGKAQVVKAGEYRLQGPLTPQKLLDQLVAGTTRQFSLTLVEGWTFKQVMDALARHPRIEKTLHDPEDVMTALGEPGVHPEGWFFPDTYFFPRDTTDIEFLRRSHESMQRQLAELWEKRDPGLPLKTPYEALILASIVEKETAASAERPLIAGVFIARLNQDMRLQTDPTIVYRLGDGYGGDIRSSDLRGDTPYNTYIHKGLTPTPIAMPSGAALAAVLHPATTDALFFVAKPDGSHHFSVTYDEHRAAVIEYQLGGDASRYGAGAK
- the pabC gene encoding aminodeoxychorismate lyase — encoded protein: MALVNGSNQSTVPVQDRGLLYGDGVFETIAVRDAVPRQLDRHLRRLRNGCDRLAIDPPAMSLLKAEAMLLCAGVERAVLKIIITRGQGGRGYRPSVETPPTRILIIIPWPEHSPDYHNQGIAILLCRTRLARNPLLAGIKHLNRLEQVLARAEWQDEYQEGLLLDTEGVVVEGTMSNVFAVRGETLHTPALDCAGVAGIMRERIIEQANLAQTPVTIGELSVDDLERADAVFFCNSLIGIWPVRQFGARSYRAHPLVRDLVRRLDAA